CCGTCCTGCACTGTCGATTATTCGTCGCACCGAACGACGACGCGGTCGTCGGCGAACACGACGACTTCACAGTCGCAGTAGTCGAACGAGACGTGGCCGTCACTTCGTTCTCCGTTCGTTCGCGTGTCCGCGAACAAGGCGTCGAGCGCGTTGGGGTCGATACGCTCGTGTAGCGATGGTAACAACATCGGTTCTCGGTTTCGAACGCTGGCGACGGCGTAGACGACCGCCCTGCTCGGTAATTCGTCGTCGCCGACGTGGTACGTGTGCTGGTGTTCGTCCTCAGCGAGACGACCTGCGTCTCCATCCATAACCAGCAAAAAATGCAGCAAGACCCCTTAGTACCCCGGTTGGATGTGAAATGCGTTTAAGTAGTGGTGGACGAAGGGCGCAACGGAATAGAGCGGTGACGAAAAACGCGGAGCGAACTACCGGAGGCGAAGGGAGGGGGAGTAACCTAGCGGAGGCGAAACGTGACGTACCTCCGATTCGTACGGTCGCGTATGCCCTGTGCGGAAGACGACTGCGAAAATCGGGCGGCAGTCCGCCTGCACGTCCCGTGGGCCGAGAACCGAGACGTTTGTGTGGGTCACGCCCGCGTCCTCGCGCAGCGAGACGGCGTGGTCGCAGAACCGCTGGCGGAGTCCGACGCGGAGTGGCCGTAGTTATTCGTGGGCGAAGTACGCGACGGATTCTTCTTGCTCGTGTCGGTCAACGCGCGCGAATCCGACGCGTTCGAACTGCACCATGTCGTCTACGTCGGTCGTCGCGAACCCGGGTTCTGCGTGGCCCGTCTGGTCGCCGTGCATCGTCCGCAGTCGGGTCGGAACCGCAGTTTCGGCCGGGACCCAGTGAATCACGTCTACGCCCTCCTCGCGCACGGCGTCGATGTCGTCGCCGGTGTAGTCGAGTTCGTCGGCCGTGTACCGGAAACAGCCGAGACCCTTCAGCCAGACTCGCTCGCCTTCGGCCGGTAAGTCGTCCAGTTCGAGCATGACGGCGTCCTCGACCGCGATGTCGCGGGTGCCTCTATCCTCGTGTTCGGGATGCACTGGCGGGTGTGCGGCGTCCGGGGCGTCTTCGGAGACCGGAAGCGACTCGCCGTCACGCACGAAGAAGAACCGGTTCGCGTCGTCGTCTATCAGGTCGCGGTTCTTCGAGTAGACCGTACTCATCGCCAAGTCCACGTTCGTCGTGGAGGTGCCGAGTTCGACCATCGACTCGGTGAGCGCCGCGCCGCGGATGCCCCGTCGTTGGACGCTGGGGATGGTCGGCGCGCGCGGGTCGTCCCAGCCGTCGAGTTCGCCGCCTTCGATGAGTTCCGAAATCGTGGAGGTGGACATCTTCACGTCGTACTCGTCCACCTGCACGTGGCCCCAGTGGATGACCTCGGGGTACTCCCAATCGAAGTAGTCGTAGACGAACTGCTGGCGCTTCGCCGAATCCTGCAAGTCGATGCCGCGGATGATGTGCGTGACGCCCGTCAAGTGGTCGTCCACGCCGGACTGGAAGTCGAGCATCGGCCAGCAACGATACTCTGCGGCGTCTTCGCGTGGGTGGGGCGTGTCGATGATTCGGAACGCGACCCAGTCCCGGAGCGCGGGGTTCTTGTGCTCGATGTCGGTCTTCACTCGAAGCACTTTCTCGCCGGAACTGTACTCGCCTT
The sequence above is a segment of the Halorussus halophilus genome. Coding sequences within it:
- a CDS encoding HalOD1 output domain-containing protein — encoded protein: MDGDAGRLAEDEHQHTYHVGDDELPSRAVVYAVASVRNREPMLLPSLHERIDPNALDALFADTRTNGERSDGHVSFDYCDCEVVVFADDRVVVRCDE
- a CDS encoding glutamate--tRNA ligase, with translation MDDELREQIEREAELHALVNAVKHESEADVGAVMGPLMGENPDFRQHGDEIPGIIGPVVSRVNGLSVEERRERLVELDPEWVEELESEDEGEEQVLPDLPNTDDYDEIRMRCAPNPNGPWHIGHARMPAVIGTYADLYDGEFIVRFDDTDPETKRPLLSAYDEILEEVEYLGFEPAEVYRASDRLEIYYDHARDLIEKDAAYTCSCSGEEFSNLKNSGEACPHRDKDKETTLSEFEAMVEGEYSSGEKVLRVKTDIEHKNPALRDWVAFRIIDTPHPREDAAEYRCWPMLDFQSGVDDHLTGVTHIIRGIDLQDSAKRQQFVYDYFDWEYPEVIHWGHVQVDEYDVKMSTSTISELIEGGELDGWDDPRAPTIPSVQRRGIRGAALTESMVELGTSTTNVDLAMSTVYSKNRDLIDDDANRFFFVRDGESLPVSEDAPDAAHPPVHPEHEDRGTRDIAVEDAVMLELDDLPAEGERVWLKGLGCFRYTADELDYTGDDIDAVREEGVDVIHWVPAETAVPTRLRTMHGDQTGHAEPGFATTDVDDMVQFERVGFARVDRHEQEESVAYFAHE